The proteins below come from a single Ptychodera flava strain L36383 chromosome 6, AS_Pfla_20210202, whole genome shotgun sequence genomic window:
- the LOC139134242 gene encoding muscarinic acetylcholine receptor gar-3-like, with protein MTSESRTFASPQRVLVYEKLGSKRREWIHMSRKSSPDVLSDFNSTVMRETTPSLQSGRLRGDTSTRVSVEHHRESRGTQETEFICDKNGDSASQSQRVPEMDTTQTNSATSEDSQVPLRREEDKSSTATDASDKLLAYCSGRRDIEKSSVINSSSARTSPRKESVVFQDSPACARGYRSKHIVRQSSSDRRAAVLLTILVGFFLLSYLPWVIISIYEAIRPDHALPFTIYTVAVWLQYVNSLINPFLYVYQDLEFRHAVVAVLTKPSILFVRLTL; from the coding sequence ATGACGTCAGAGAGCAGGACGTTCGCCTCCCCACAGAGGGTGCTTGTATACGAAAAGTTGGGTTCGAAGAGGAGGGAGTGGATACATATGTCCAGAAAGTCATCCCCTGATGTGTTGTCAGATTTCAACAGCACTGTCATGAGGGAAACTACGCCAAGTTTGCAATCTGGACGACTGCGCGGGGACACATCGACCAGGGTAAGCGTTGAGCACCATAGAGAGTCGAGAGGCACACAAGAAACTGAATTTATATGTGATAAAAATGGCGATTCCGCCAGTCAAAGCCAGCGTGTTCCCGAGATGGACACCACTCAAACAAATAGCGCGACCAGCGAAGATTCTCAAGTACCTTTGAGACGCGAAGAGGATAAATCCTCTACCGCGACAGATGCAAGTGACAAACTGCTGGCGTATTGCAGTGGTAGACGTGACATCGAAAAATCATCAGTTATCAATTCCAGCTCGGCCCGTACGTCACCGAGAAAAGAGAGCGTAGTCTTTCAGGACAGCCCCGCCTGCGCCCGCGGCTACCGCTCGAAGCACATCGTGAGACAATCATCGAGCGACCGGCGAGCTGCGGTTCTCCTGACCATATTGGTCGGATTCTTTCTTCTGTCGTATCTACCATGGGTGATCATCAGTATTTACGAAGCAATTCGTCCGGACCACGCTCTGCCCTTCACCATTTACACCGTGGCTGTGTGGCTGCAGTACGTCAACTCTTTGATAAATCCCTTCTTGTACGTGTACCAAGATCTTGAATTCAGGCATGCCGTTGTTGCGGTTCTTACAAAGCCGTCAATATTGTTTGTGAGACTCACACTGTGA